Genomic DNA from Bryobacter aggregatus MPL3:
CATAGCCAGCCGCCATCTCTTCAGTACCGAATGGATTGCTCATTGGTTCGTCATTTTAGCTTTTCGGCGATATTCTCTCAAGCAAACCTGATAGAACAAAGGGAATAGAGTTTCCGGTACTGTCATGCATCCCAAGTTCATCTCCATCGGTTCCAAGCGAATCCTCGGCCTCAGTGCTCCTTTCTTCTCCATCCTGACGCCTGAGGGCAATGCGCCAGAGGTCATTCCGGCGTTGTGGGCCAGATTCATGGCTCGCGCTGCCGAAATTAAGGATCGTCCGAGCCTGAATACCTTTGGTCTGTCGGAATGCCTGGAAAGCGAAGATGCCCGGCCGGGAGAGCTGTTGTATACAGCAGGTGTAGAAGCCGCGGAGTCGCAAGAGATTCCTGACGGCATGTCGGAACATCGAATTCCGGCCGGACTGCATGCCGTATTCACTCATGTGGGGCTTCTTCAGGAGTACCCCAAGACGCTCCGTGCCATCTATCAGGTATGGCTGCTGCAATCCGGAACCCGGCTCCGGGCGGCTCCCCATTTCGAAGTCTATGACTCGCGTTTCCATGCCGACGCATCCGATTCTGAATTTGATATCTACATTCCGATCGAAGGCGACACCGTGAACTAGCATTCGAGACGACAATAGAAGACATGGACGTATCGTTTCGCCAAGCCTGCGAGGCTGCAGTCCTTGTCGAGTTTGGCTCCGGACAAGGCTCAGAGGTTCGACCTGATATCGTGCAGCGCGTCCATCGGCTGGTAGCCCTGCTGGACCGCTCGACGGTTCCTGGCATTGAAGAGATCACCCCGTCGTACTCGAATCTCCTCATCGAGTTTGATCCACTGCAACTGAGCCCGGAAAATGTTGAGGAACACGTGAGATTTTGCCTGGAGCAGATTGGTCAAATTGAACTTCCAATTCCGCAACAGATGGAGGTTCCGGTCTTCTATGGCGGGGAATATGGCCCCGATTTGCATAGTTCGGCTGACTTGTTGAAGATGAGCGTTTCGCAATTGGTGCAGGCGCATTGCGACCAGACCTACTCGGTGGCTTTCTTTGGCTTTCTGCCCGGCTTTGCTTATCTGCAAGGTTGGCCGGCGAAGTGGAGCCTCTCCCGGCTGAGTACGCCACGCACGAAGGTGGTGGCTGGCAGCGTGGCGATTGCGGGTGTCCAGACCGGCATCTATCCGACGGAGTCTCCTGGTGGCTGGCGCATCCTCGGGCGGACACCGCTCAAGGTGATTGACACCGCTCGGACGAACTTTTCACTGTTCTCGATTGGCGCCCAGATTCGCTTTTATCCCTCGAACCCATCCGCATGGTAAATCCCGGTATCCGCATTCTTGACCCTGGCTTTCTCACCACGATCCAGGACCAACCTCGCTTTGGACTCGCTCGCTACGGCCTGAGCGAAGCGGGCCCGATGGCGAGCGTCAGCTATTTTGAAGCAAATTATCTGGCGGGCAACGATGAGCCGCAACCGGGCATTGAAGTGACCATGAAACCGGCGCGGCTCCTGTTTACCGGCGCAACTCGCATCGGAATTAGCGGCGCCGACTTTGGCTGGCGTCTCGATGGCCGCCCGATTTCGATGCATCAGAGTATTGAAGTGCGGGCTGGTTCGACGCTACAGGGCGACTATTGCCGCACGGGGCTGCGGGGCTATATCGCCTGCAATGGGGGCATCCAGATCACCCGCTGGCAAGGGAGTGCGGCAACCCATGTGCAAAGCGGGCTCGGTGGACAGAAGCTGGAACGTGGCGCGGAACTCAAACTTGCACTTCCCGTCGCTGCCCCGCCCCGCTTTCTGAGGGAGCACCCGCATAGCCCGCTTCTCAATGGAAGTGCGAAGGTGTTGCGCATTGTGGATGGACCACATGCGTCTCTCTTTCCACCGGAGTCGATGTCGCTCTTTCTCGGCACCTCCTACAAGGTGACAGAATTGTCGAGCCGGATGGCGATTCGTATCGATGGCCTGCAACTATCCGCGCCGCGCGAACCGCTTCTCAGCACGGGTGCCTGGCATGGAGCGATTCAGGTGCCTCCCTCGGGGATCCCTCAAGTGCTGGGGACGGATCATCCGGCGACAGGTGGCTATCCGATTCTGGGGTCTGTCATTCGTGCCGACCTCGAGGTGCTTGGCCAACTGCGGCCGCGGGAGGAGATTCGCTTTGGACGGGTGAGTCTGGAGACGGCACGCGCTCTTTATAAGAGAATGGCTGACGCCTGGCGCGCACTCTCGGTCTAAATGCAAAAGCGGCTCCCGAGGGGAGCCGCTACAAGAAACGAAGGATCGATGTATTGGAATGAAGAGTTTTTGGGGTGCCCAACGGGGCTTGAACCCGTGACATCCGGAATCACAATCCGGCGCTCTACCAACTGAGCTATGGGCACCGCAACAACTCTTTCAGTTTATCACTTTGTCATTCCCGCTTGCTTCCACATCTGATCAATTTTTTGTTTTACATCCTGATTCATGGTGATGACGGGCGGCCAGGGACGGGTGAAGCCTTCACTGACCCATTTCTTGGTGCCGTCGATGCCCATTTTGGACCCGAAGTTCGGGAGACGGCTAGAGTGGTCGAGCGAATCGATCGGGCCGAGCGCAAACTCGATGTCGCGTTGCGGGTCGATGTTGTTCAACACTTTCCAAACGACTTCCGAATAGTTCGTCACGTCGACCTCCTCGTCCACCACCACAATACATTTGGTGAACATCGCTTGGCCCAGGCCCCAGATGGCGTGCATCACCTTGCGCGCGTGGCCAGGATAAGCCTTGCGAATGCTCACCAGCATCAGGTTGTGGAAGACCCCTTCGGCGGGCATTGAGATGTTGCGCACCTCTGGAATCTGCAGCTTCATGAGCGGCAGAAACACACGCTCGATCGACTTGCCCATCCAATAATCCTCCATCGGAGGCGGCCCGACGATAGTGGCCGTGTAGGTGGGCTTCTTGCGATGCGTGATCGCCGTGATGTGGAAGACCGGATAGTCGTCCTCAAGCGAGTAGTAGCCGGTGTGATCGCCAAAGGGACCTTCTGTACGCAGTTCGCCGAGCTCCACATAGCCTTCGAGCACGATTTCGGCCTGCGCCGGCACTTCGAGATCGACGGTTTCGCACTTTACCATCTCGACGGGCTTGGAGCGCAAGAAGCCGGCAACCATCATCTCGTCGATCTCCGGCGGCAGGGGCAGAATCGCGGAGTACATCGTGGCGGGGTCGGCGCCGATAGCGACGGCAACCTCCATCCGCTTCTGCTTGCCTTCGGCAAGAAGGCGGCGGTAGTGGTCGGCGCCCTGCTTGTGCAATTGCCAGTGCATGCCGGTGGTTTTGGAATCGTAGACCTGCATGCGGTACATGCCGCAGTTGCGCTTGCCGGTGGCCGGGTTCTTTGAGAAGACCAGCGGCAGCG
This window encodes:
- a CDS encoding GyrI-like domain-containing protein, which encodes MHPKFISIGSKRILGLSAPFFSILTPEGNAPEVIPALWARFMARAAEIKDRPSLNTFGLSECLESEDARPGELLYTAGVEAAESQEIPDGMSEHRIPAGLHAVFTHVGLLQEYPKTLRAIYQVWLLQSGTRLRAAPHFEVYDSRFHADASDSEFDIYIPIEGDTVN
- a CDS encoding biotin-dependent carboxyltransferase family protein yields the protein MVNPGIRILDPGFLTTIQDQPRFGLARYGLSEAGPMASVSYFEANYLAGNDEPQPGIEVTMKPARLLFTGATRIGISGADFGWRLDGRPISMHQSIEVRAGSTLQGDYCRTGLRGYIACNGGIQITRWQGSAATHVQSGLGGQKLERGAELKLALPVAAPPRFLREHPHSPLLNGSAKVLRIVDGPHASLFPPESMSLFLGTSYKVTELSSRMAIRIDGLQLSAPREPLLSTGAWHGAIQVPPSGIPQVLGTDHPATGGYPILGSVIRADLEVLGQLRPREEIRFGRVSLETARALYKRMADAWRALSV
- a CDS encoding menaquinone biosynthesis decarboxylase, giving the protein MSYLNLSEFLSALEKAGELKRIPFEVDPYLEITEFADRAVKSGGPALLFEKPKGSNVPLAINLFASDRRMQIALGVDSLDEIADRITDFVQMKMPTGGLMSKLKMLPMLAEVGSFFPKEVSTGPVKEVIQKDNFSLDDFPILHCWPEDGGRFITLPLVFSKNPATGKRNCGMYRMQVYDSKTTGMHWQLHKQGADHYRRLLAEGKQKRMEVAVAIGADPATMYSAILPLPPEIDEMMVAGFLRSKPVEMVKCETVDLEVPAQAEIVLEGYVELGELRTEGPFGDHTGYYSLEDDYPVFHITAITHRKKPTYTATIVGPPPMEDYWMGKSIERVFLPLMKLQIPEVRNISMPAEGVFHNLMLVSIRKAYPGHARKVMHAIWGLGQAMFTKCIVVVDEEVDVTNYSEVVWKVLNNIDPQRDIEFALGPIDSLDHSSRLPNFGSKMGIDGTKKWVSEGFTRPWPPVITMNQDVKQKIDQMWKQAGMTK
- a CDS encoding 5-oxoprolinase subunit B family protein, which gives rise to MDVSFRQACEAAVLVEFGSGQGSEVRPDIVQRVHRLVALLDRSTVPGIEEITPSYSNLLIEFDPLQLSPENVEEHVRFCLEQIGQIELPIPQQMEVPVFYGGEYGPDLHSSADLLKMSVSQLVQAHCDQTYSVAFFGFLPGFAYLQGWPAKWSLSRLSTPRTKVVAGSVAIAGVQTGIYPTESPGGWRILGRTPLKVIDTARTNFSLFSIGAQIRFYPSNPSAW